A DNA window from Hordeum vulgare subsp. vulgare chromosome 1H, MorexV3_pseudomolecules_assembly, whole genome shotgun sequence contains the following coding sequences:
- the LOC123395688 gene encoding uncharacterized protein LOC123395688, whose product MVQRGPADDPALVQRQGRRMGGVNASVKSSSLPEKVTSALLLGSFVALAFRSSEQQGEIEELEARKSSLRAANSAMSSTMWVWREELFKLSAMPSLPIIATPLRHIYGEEDLAIPALKTSGMHLAAAFP is encoded by the exons ATGGTGCAGCGTGGCCCGGCAGACGATCCTGCGTTGGTGCAAAGGCAGGGGAGGAGGATGGGCGGCGTCAACGCCAGCGTG AAGAGCTCGTCGTTGCCCGAGAAGGTGACGAGCGCGCTGCTGCTGGGCTCGTTCGTGGCGCTGGCGTTCCGGTCGTCGGAGCAGCAGGGCGAGATCGAGGAGCTGGAGGCCCGCAAGTCCTCCCTCCGTGCCGCCAACTCCGCAATGTCCTCCACCATGTGGGTCTGGAGGGAGGAGCTCTTCAAGCTCTCCGCCATGCCCTCCCTGCCCATCATCGCTACTCCCCTCCGCCACATCTACGGCGAGGAGGACCTCGCCATCCCCGCGCTCAAGACGTCAGGTATGCACCTCGCTGCTGCTTTCCCGTGA
- the LOC123452730 gene encoding citrate-binding protein-like produces MASLATFSWISLYLLAVLLAPASAQDPTAGFTAVSLSESNFQLQKPYNMPSSARYSFDGTVRRMWVLSSDEPFSPQSDTKPRTEMRMTGHDYSSGVWQFEGSVYVPSGTSGVSIMQVFGGGETATTLMLHVYNGALRYYNQKPVEDNIYNRWLRVNVIHDVGASRLTVFINGQQKLSEPGRGGNSHYFKFGVYTQREASSRMESRWKNVRILKKN; encoded by the exons ATGGCGTCTCTCGCAACGTTTTCTTGGATCAGTTTGTATCTGCTGGCTGTCCTCCTAGCGCCGGCGAGCGCTCAAGACCCGACGGCCGGGTTCACCGCCGTGAGCCTCAGCGAGAGCAACTTCCAGCTTCAGAAGCCGTACAACATGCCGAGCAGCGCGCGGTATAGCTTCGACGGCACGGTGCGGCGGATGTGGGTGCTGTCCTCCGACGAGCCCTTCTCGCCACAGAGCGACACCAAGCCAAGGACGGAGATGAGGATGACC GGACACGACTACTCTTCCGGCGTGTGGCAATTTGAGGGCTCCGTGTACGTGCCATCGGGCACATCTGGAGTGTCCATCATGCAGGTGTTTGGCGGCGGCGAGACGGCCACCACGTTGATGCTGCACGTCTACAATGGCGCGCTGAGGTACTACAACCAGAAGCCCGTCGAGGACAACATCTACAACCGTTGGCTCCGGGTGAACGTGATCCACGATGTCGGGGCGTCGAGACTCACCGTGTTCATCAATGGACAGCAGAAACTGAGCGAACCCGGCCGCGGCGGCAACTCACACTACTTCAAATTCGGCGTCTACACGCAGAGGGAAGCCTCCAGCCGCATGGAGTCACGCTGGAAGAACGTCAGGATCCTCAAGAAAAACTGA
- the LOC123452825 gene encoding uncharacterized protein LOC123452825, which yields MEPERKPLSLLELCVRSAVDNLRYMNSVDNLEMGLLKRILPHCTLEQLTHIESCTQMDLTGVTDVLWKRFFQREFGEADMNVAIKRMKESGVRYKWKKLFEAKTEKQKQVEQRMSAGLRNKYEAANAAKQSKQIKVCTKIPPNSKRSFWGGSGSSSLSNSSYKSPILKKARMEVDSRAKMQAAIQRNTVARSSQPARLTFPSDQTSRTTTIHRPNSTITITKPTGPNRPMQKQNTRPKF from the exons ATGGAGCCTGAAAGGAAGCCTCTGAGTTTGCTGGAGCTATGCGTCCGGAGCGCCGTCGACAACCTCAGGTACATGAACAGCGTGGACAACTTGGAGATGGGCCTGCTCAAGAGAATCCTGCCCCACTGCACCTTGGAGCAGCTGACCCACATCGAGAGCTGTACGCAG ATGGACCTTACCGGCGTCACCGATGTGCTGTGGAAGAGGTTCTTCCAGCGGGAATTCGGTGAGGCTGATATGAACGTTGCCATCAAGAGAATGAAGGAGAGCGGAGTGCGTTACAAGTGGAAGAAACTCTTTGAG GCAAAaacagaaaagcaaaagcaagttGAACAAAGAATGTCTGCGGGACTCAGAAACAAATATGAAGCAGCAAACGCCG CGAAACAAAGCAAACAAATTAAAGTTTGCACGAAGATCCCACCAAACAGCAAAAGAAGTTTCTGGGGAG GAAGTGGATCCAGCAGCCTATCCAACTCCAGCTACAAGAGCCCTATATTGAAAAAGGCAAGGATGGAGGTTGACAG CCGGGCGAAAATGCAAGCTGCTATCCAAAGGAACACTGTTGCAAG GTCATCACAGCCAGCAAGGCTGACCTTTCCTAGCGATCAGACATCGAGGACGACGACAATTCATCGACCTAATTCAACCATAACCATCACCAAACCAACTGGTCCAAACAGGCCGATGCAAAAGCAGAACACCAGACCCAAATTTTAG